One Salmo salar unplaced genomic scaffold, Ssal_v3.1, whole genome shotgun sequence genomic region harbors:
- the LOC106593299 gene encoding H/ACA ribonucleoprotein complex non-core subunit NAF1, with the protein MFYAPSLTDYTLYILTEQLRRLKGSDASWKNDQEPPPEALDFSDDEAEQKMKRRKKGNVQKSERERGQRADPQPDRDSVTRPQMSQRPLQQSRPPRRDNWGPPPRHEGAPFYPHQPHYPYPPPTSPSPSLSTLPLLPHMSFPCFCP; encoded by the exons ATGTTCTACGCCCCGTCGCTCACCGACTACACCCTGTACATCCTCACTGAGCAGCTACGGCG gttgaAAGGCTCCGACGCATCCTGGAAGAATGACCAGGAGCCTCCACCAGAG GCGTTGGACTTCAGTGATGATGAGGCAGAACAGAAGATGAAAAGGAGGAAGAAGGGGAATGTccagaagagtgagagagaaagaggacagagagctgatcctcaaccag ACAGAGATTCCGTCACCAGACCGCAGATGTCCCAGAGGCCTTTGCAACAGAGTCGTCCACCCCGCCGTGACAACTGGGGTCCCCCACCCCGACACGAAGGGGCTCCATTCTACCCACACCAGCCCCACTACCCCTACCCTCCCCCTACCAGCCCCagtccttccctctctaccctccccctcctcccccacatgTCCTTCCCctg TTTCTGTCCTTAA